GTACAAGGTCAGGGTTTTAAAGAAGGTCCAGTCAATTTTGGTTGATTCTAGCCACCCCCTGTCATAAGAGTTTAAGTTGCTTCTGTCTGGATGCAGATATAATCTGCAAACATGTAGGACAAATAGACTTAAGAGATCATTTGTTCCAGCTGCCATTggctttttaatattttgtttatgttgtatCCATTGTCCATTTATTAATGTTTGTCTGATGGTTGGTTTACTGCTGACTGTACAACAAATTGATCCTTGGGGACAACAAAGATATCCTTGAAATGTTTCAATGAACTGAGGTACTTTttcaacacaaaaggagtttataTAATGGTCTGCGCAAGGAGCTTGGTTGGAGGGATCtactccactcactcactcacttgcattcaaaccaattcaaacagctctccttgttcaCCATTCCAAGATGGCACCACAGTTGACGTATTCAAAACAGCCAAACGAACAACACTGCGCTTCGTTTTTGTTTTGGTATTTCATGTTTCAGTTCTCGTGTGAACTTGCCAATATGCTTGACCTCTACCCTCAtgaattttaagttaaaaaagttttaaatattgatacaTTTCTTACACCTAGCATTTCGCTTCATAAGACATTCATTAATCCACTGTAGTTgaacggattacttttatgatggctttatttgtttttggagcttcataaaatgtgcattttatgtACCTACGGAGCTgaaaatactcttctaaaaatcttaatttgtgttctgaagaagaaagaacgtcatacacataaggggatggcatgagggtgagtaaatgatgagagaatttaccaAATTCCCCTTATAAAAAAGTACTGTTACATACCaaagtacagtgatggtatcagatgataTGTacaacatggtaataccatggtacgaATTGTAAGTGTTAATTGACTGTTCAtaagaatataatatattttagtgTCCAAACAATGTACGTGATTTCTATCCTATTTTATCTAgttattaattgttttttattttattttcacaatgCTGGAACATTTAACAGTATATTAATGGCTGTGATCAGTAAGTCTTTATAATACTCTTATCAAACAGGTTTACAAATGtccaataaaacaatatttacatataattacatataatttGATAAAATGAAAGcgtatatttaaaatacaaaaatacattaatgTTCTTCTATATTAATTTATCAAACTTACAGATATTTAATTTTCTCATTTTACATTTGCCGGTACGGCAGCCAATCACATTTACTATCTCACGTATGACGAGGTCAGTGTAGATCTAACTTTGATCTGAGACCAGTCCTCAGTCGTTCTTTTCCTTTCTATGACTATGACCTGATCTACGTCATAACTGATTCCTGACCAGCGATTAGAGTGACACATAAAGCACGATCTGTCAGCCGTCCAATCAGAGAGCTCCATGTCACACAGCAGCGGGTTCAGAGTGTATAGGTTGGCAGGATGAAGAAATGGCAGCCGGCACACTGCAGTGTTGGCAGTGACCAACATGGCACATTCTTCGATATATTATCGCTCACACCTCTACGGCTGACTTTAGTATGAGGTATTTACTTCAAACGCCGATAGTATTTAACTAAGAACGCGTTTAAAGACTGTAAACCATGGCCATACTGTATGAGGTGGCGTGGCGGTTTTTACACGCGCTGCTTTATCTCCAGCGCGCGCTGTTCACCTGGTTCCGAGTCCACATTTGGAGGTGGAAAAGGACTTTGGTGGGTATATTATTGCCCCTTGCCCTCGGGTTTCATAATCAGAAAAAGACTGCACCCGTGGGCAAACGCGTCAGCCGTCGGGTTCGCTGGTCAGCTGATGGAAGGACGTTAGAGAAGCTGCCGTTTCATGTAGGGCTGTTGATCACTGAAGAGGAGATCCACTATACTGACACTGCCAACCTGGTGGTGTGGTGCATGGCAGTGGGCATCTCATATGTCAGCGTCTATGATAATCAAGGTAAAGACTAATCGGAATTATTGTGCATTGCATTCATATGAATGAATCATGGATAGGGAAGTGAATTCCAGACAGTCACCTGCTGTTTCTTAAACACTCTTGAGCATGTACAAAGttgaaattaaactttttattatGTGGTTTGTGGTCACATCTTCATCAGAACATTAATACCTTTAAAATGTTTCATCTTTTCCTACATGGTTTGTGTGGCTTGTCTAGCATGTATTATGTAGCAAaatcaacaaaatatattttattatttcgtGAGCTGAGAATCAGGGCAAAAGAACCCAATTATTTGCTGTAACAAGCTTGTGTTAATCCTTAACATGGTACTGTAATCCTCAAATTCTCAAAATGCCAGGGAACATCAAAGCTAATTTCTCCTTTTTATAATAAAAGTGGATGGGAGGATGTGTCTGTCCTATTTCAAAACCGTCTGTTTCAGTTTCGGCCTAACATATTTCTCAATGGAAGTGGATGGAGGAGTGGATATTGTATTGCTTCAGCTATAACCTTTGACAGATATTTTGTAATTGTCAAGGTGTGGACACTTGGATAGATATTCAGATTCATGCAGATCTAAACCAcattatattctcaatttaaagTGAATGGTTTGGCCTTATTTTTTGGCTAGAAAGTGAACTTCTGTTTTCAATTGATGTTTTGGCCACCATGTAAGTAATTTAATTGAGAATCACTTCCTTGCATATCCTTCCAATGTTAATtggaaattaaaatacatttcataGACTCCTATGACGTGTTCCTTATATAGCCTTAGATGTTTACAGTCTAAATATGTCATCTGGAAGTGTGAGCTTGCTAacaacatttttagttttaacaTTCACTGTATTCAGATGGTGAAGTTTCTCTCAAGTTGGTGgatgaagaaaaaaagattttactCTGAAACTTGTCTTTAGAGGGTGTGGGATATTATTAGATGTTTTTCTCATTGTCATCTTGTTTTACAGGTGTGTTCAGGAGGAATAACTCCAGACTCATTGAGGAGATCCTGAGACTAAAGCAGGAGCTTCTGGGAATggacagctcaaaatacacatTAGAGTTCCTGAAGAATGGTACAGACAAACAAGAGCATCAAGGTGAGGTGCTTCATACctggaaaaaaaaatcagttgCTCTTTGTTTGAAATGCCCAATGTGGGAAGAGTCTATACAAACAGGTTGGATCAGAATATTTCATGACTGCAGGTTTTGTCTCTTTATGATCTTGGTAATGGATCATAGTTGCTAAGCCTAGTTGTTATGAACTTTTGTCTCTTTCATGTCTTTGGTTAAGATTCACTACTGAATCTGTGGATAAACACTGTGGAAGATTGTTTAGTTGCATAGTTCTTCTGTCTGGAAAAGATGAATTGCTGCCAGCTTCTCTGGTTATGAAATGTTGTTTCATTTTTCCAAATATTCCTCGAGCAACTCAACTGTTGAGTACTCCTTATGGAACATAAACCAAAGCGGCACggaggccccatttacacctggtattaagatgcatctctggtgatccgatcacatgtggttagTGAGGTGAGACCCATCGTTGTTTACAGTTggtcacttaaatacatctcctgtgaccatttgtgttggatttggaggggagagTCTCTGATTTCTTGACAACATACAGTAGTACATCAATAACTTTGTCATTGTGTTACTGCGTGATAATGAACTGAAAAAAGtcataaaagacaaaaaatagcACGAATGAGACCTGAAATGTATTCTAAGCGCAAATGGAAAATTTCGAGCAGAATTATCAAttgttttagtggattacctatatttacatgagcttcagatgttcgtgcttctcatctgtgttgttataagacacacaaaagaagatccatgaagttctcgtctttgtgtttgttttcccattttaaaatattccaaTCAGAATATACAGTGAGCCTAATTTACACAGAAAGGAGCATGTTTGCTCCAAACGGAATGATAATGTcttttaaatactcaagacgcaGCACAATGTCAGTGCTGATTGCGCCTGCTAAATTAGATTGCGGGTGTTTAATAACTAAGATGCAATTTTTCAACTATTTAGTGAATCTGCACAATGTCTTGAAATGGATCTATCTAATTCACAGCAGTTCAATAATGTTTTGCTTGACTTGAGTGGATGCATATATCTCATGCCTCCCTTGTCAGGTGCCCACAGGTGTACTAACTCCTGTACTAATGCACACCTCATTAATGAACAGAGCTCTCAAAATATTAAGACGTCATTCTTGaaatggtagattttttttttttttaacctggcaTCAAAATGGCATTGTAGTATTAACAAAGTTTACTCTCGGCAGTTCGGTTTCTAGACATTAGCGAACTAGGCGGTTGCCTTTGACGCCAATACATAAGCGCCCTTGCCACAAACACTACCCTAACTTATTTTGCATTCCAAACCTGGAAATTGAATGGGATCCATTTGGAAAAGAAGTGGAAATGGAATTCGGAGGCTGGACACGAACCTGTATGAACACCAAAGCTGGATATGTCTGGAATACATGGACTAATTTGATCCCACacaggaaaaattatttgtcattgCAGTCTGAAATTTAAAATAGCTTTCTAACGTTGCATTGGCTTGTTCAACGAGGTGTGATATGAAAACCCCTGAGGTTTTAGTAAAATTGGGAGAGGATTGAAACAATTAAtattagccagcttactgtcattttaattgtaCAAATAAATGCAGTTAGAATAGGAGGAATTGGCATCACAAAAAGAgtagttgcccttctgatagtaCCTTAATATTGGtactgatgttgcgcctatcacAGGTTGCCACCGGGCCCGACCCGAAAGCaaatcatcatggccctgttcaagctggcaacctgcaccaagttgTGGGGAACACTTTCGTTCTtggtataaggaccatccatccatgtatatgctgtgtgcacagctattggAGAAAAATGTATGCgttgtaatatcagggtttacaatATTGATACATTCCTGaaattcaataggctattttgaacaatcatctaatctaaagcattgccatcacaactggaTTGTCAttcatatttgtccagcaacttttaacgaccaactgatcTTGAATGTCATCTATAAtaaattttagcatcataatgcaatttactttTTCTGAAGAGGTAAAGcaggttagatttaaaatatttgaatgttttaaaatttACAAAAGTTAGTTTTCTGAAAGTTAACtcggcattggacaaatagttctgatagtttatagtcttgaaaaaagtgtagaacacgTATgccttgtcgtcatgattaacacaggctaacgatttgGGTAAATTCTGGCTTGTGACACTATATTTGCATTAAAGCCTATTTTCTAGACAAAAAGTTTTTCCAAACCAGTTAGTCATAACATTTGAAGTATTGACACAGTTTATGCGGtagagttaaacagaaaaatattatgtcgacacatAATAGCGATAAGTTGCGGTTCCTTCAGCTATATCTGTAAACTTTTTGATGCGTTacacattttgtagcaaaaaacccttggatggaaacatagttaaTGACATACATTGTTGACTTCAGCCTATGCTAGAAAATACACTGTaggtacattttctttttttggtttgacagcttgaatacaGTTTAGGCTATAGAAGATTATAGAATGACATAataaaaattgttacatttgccAGCAACTTTTGTAATATTGGAATATTCGCATTATCTCTCCTGTACGATTACAGCTAGGTGACTCAATAAAATCACTAACCTACAAACTCATTGTTACTTTTTACATTCTTAATGATTAGATTTACTGTTTTGGATTGCCACCTACACTCACCATACTGAATATATTCTgtgtgtgatacctgtgccttgtcctATCCGCGATGCAGCCTGGTGTGCCGTGGCACATCACCTTCAGTGTG
This sequence is a window from Xyrauchen texanus isolate HMW12.3.18 chromosome 30, RBS_HiC_50CHRs, whole genome shotgun sequence. Protein-coding genes within it:
- the nus1 gene encoding dehydrodolichyl diphosphate synthase complex subunit nus1, coding for MAILYEVAWRFLHALLYLQRALFTWFRVHIWRWKRTLVGILLPLALGFHNQKKTAPVGKRVSRRVRWSADGRTLEKLPFHVGLLITEEEIHYTDTANLVVWCMAVGISYVSVYDNQGVFRRNNSRLIEEILRLKQELLGMDSSKYTLEFLKNGTDKQEHQALTCQPVVKILSPDDGQLSIVQAAQQLCKAVERKERTSKDINVTVLDSLLRETKNIPDPDLVLKFGPVESTLGFLPWHIRLTEIISLPSHIDVSYDDLFGALQLYASCEQRLGK